One segment of Calliopsis andreniformis isolate RMS-2024a chromosome 1, iyCalAndr_principal, whole genome shotgun sequence DNA contains the following:
- the LOC143183193 gene encoding cilia- and flagella-associated protein 69, producing MKRLKGIQLNPSDVWKDFNCPKYITLECPKTDKLPKEIYDFNKQPKININYALQKLQELISDPVTSNSVPRICRLLHKYLHEVGNDGYNVRDLPFVIKILEFLACNIKSVKEYQPHLDQMLKLCALPPVMEKSSEKVTNSNIMEQYFTMLGHLLIILPTKEQVLKIHEALHSLLLWTKFTNIAAVNPEYCYKVMEKSELPIIVIQLLENSLPDVYEKILELVFLLSSVSHTCSHRMLEAGVLNTIFARLDLPYATQLRCTRPPDMLLSGNEYSEDTTFLIMDTLWLLLKSILPPNGVPITLKTSLISMHCALWGLRYAFQRQMCYSQYRSNNIKIRNDIAVIILAILIAFPSWNFVSSGIPDDIIKFLIAIESGSVRVFSEKVTFDKTNEDLFFQKTLLLIVTHLAEIDACIFVIIFSILMVKRKLMRTILQLVNPHIENSNIAWSASQFWSLWTYAINVLSVLVPKMPNEFIKYDGTIR from the exons ATGAAGCGTTTAAAAGGTATTCAACTGAATCCCAGTGATGTTTGGAAAGACTTCAATTGCCCAAAATATATTACTCTTGAGTGTCCTAAAACTGATAAACTACCAAAAGAAATATATGACTTCAATAAGCAGCCAAAGATAAACATAAATTATGCTCTGCAAAAGTTGCAGGAACTTATATCTGATCCTGTAACAAGTAACAGTGTACCCCGTATTTGTAGACTCTTACATAAATATCTTCATGAAGTTGGAAATGATGGTTAT AATGTAAGAGATTTGCcatttgtaataaaaatattagaaTTCCTGGCTTGTAATATTAAATCAGTCAAAGAATATCAGCCTCATCTTGATCAAATGTTGAAGCTTTGTGCTTTGCCTCCTGTGATGGAAAAATCTTCAGAAAAAGTTACTAATTCTAATATAATGGAACAATATTTTACAATGTTAGGACACCTTCTTATAATCTTGCCAACTAAAGAGCAAGTGTTAAAAATTCATGAAGCTCTTCATTCTTTATTATTATGGACAAAATTCACAAATATTGCAGCAGTAAACCCTGAATATTGTTATAAAGTAATGGAAAAATCTGAATTACCAATAATTGTAATTCAATTATTAGAAAATTCTCTTCCAGATGTATATGAAAAAATTTTAGAACTAGTTTTTCTACTCTCATCTGTCTCACACACATGTT CTCATAGAATGTTAGAAGCTGGTGTACTTAACACCATATTTGCTAGACTGGATCTTCCTTATGCAACCCAATTACGTTGCACACGACCACCAGACATGTTGTTATCTGGAAATGAATACTCTGAAGATACAACTTTTCTCATAATGGATACATTATGGCTTTTATTGAAATCTATTCTTCCTCCTAATGGTGTGCCTATTACTCTAAAAACATCTTTAATATCTATGCACTGTGCTTTATG gGGTTTACGATATGCATTTCAACGACAAATGTGTTACAGCCAATACAGaagtaataatataaaaattagaaatgatattgctgtaattattcttgcaattttaattgcttttccTTCTTGGAATTTTGTCAGTAGTGGAATACCAGATGATattatcaaatttttaattgcaaTTGAATCTGGTAGTGTAAGAGTTTTTTCAGAAAAAGTTACATTTGATAAGACCAATGAAGATTTATTTTTCCAGAAGACTTTATTATTAATTGTCACCCACTTGGCAGAGATAGATGCTTgtatttttgtaattattttctcAATC TTAATGGTGAAGAGAAAACTAATGAGAACTATTCTTCAACTTGTTAATCCACACATTGAAAATTCAAACATTGCTTGGAGTGCATCTCAATTTTGGAGTCTATGGACATATGCTATCAATGTTTTATCTGTATTGGTTCCAAAAATGCCAAATGAATTTATAAAGTATGATGGAACTATCAGGTAG
- the LOC143183201 gene encoding cilia- and flagella-associated protein 69, with translation MILEWSSSMKFYTEIVLEYDNQSLLENFREHGLTLSLLKLINHILCIEKITTKEQRTLTLTLISIEKLMKQQKFYQEMYGDQSITIVLELLFRCLYQREKEIQIDQRLLLAIGSYIWGCIVPCLRNLEKFIKYGAVYIILDIIEIAPYPSQCLFLGILTDMCNFFFCGPYLCSWRGINKGSGLMSLLARVWREEEIRIKVKRCIDDEELPEIGVKQWTETYHTKLCGNISPAIIDTIGSVRSKIYSIRKIIEKDGEKYEIAKEHYKILYFDLPVEDRITISFMSLYFELKLGQVWVEISKYFEQVGITPLGMDGQAIFLMTQRYHMWGILIKERQTKLMQNIKREEEVEEKDEYARIRNAKLAMALDAFDELDYIYRTTSRAYMIKKKEEQSRQVDSALNFPLDSNDVHCHRTYQDNVMFTAIFDQHLIISSGLILDSSVSQMKILPVSLSNSYMSEVCTSKTFLSESPVSSTCLVKSGKLNKKNVVEAMLYR, from the exons ATGATATTGGAATGGAGTTCAAGCATGAAATTTTATACAGAGATAGTACTAGAAT ATGATAACCAATCTTTACTAGAAAATTTCAGAGAACATGGACTAACATTATCATTACTTA aaTTGATTAATCACATTTTATGCATTGAAAAAATTACAACAAAAGAACAAAGAACTTTGACATTAACTTTGATATCCATTGAGAAGCTTATGAAGCAGCAAAAATTTTATCAAGAAATGTATGGAGATCAAAGTATTACTATtgttttagaattattattcaGGTGTTTATATcaaagagagaaagaaattCAGATAGATCAACG CCTTTTATTGGCTATAGGTTCATACATTTGGGGATGTATAGTACCATGTTTAAGAAATcttgaaaaatttattaaatatggtGCAGTGTACATTATTCTTGATATCATTGAGATTGCACCATATCCTTCTCAATGCCTATTTCTTGGAATCTTAACCGATATGTGCAACTTTTTCTTTTGTGGACCTTATCTGTGCTCATGGAGAGGAATAAATAAGGGAAGCGGATTAATGTCCTTACTAGCAAGGGTGTGGAGGGAGGAAGAAATTCGAATTAAAGTTAAGCGGTGCATAGATG ATGAGGAATTACCTGAAATAGGTGTTAAGCAGTGGACAGAAACTTACCATACAAAATTGTGTGGTAACATTAGCCCAGCAATAATTGATACAATTGGTTCTGTTAGATCAAAGATATACAGCATtagaaaaataatagaaaaagatggtgaaaaatatgaaatagccAAAGaacattataaaatattatattttgatcTTCCTGTGGAAGATAGA ATTACAATATCGTTCATGTCTTTATATTTTGAATTAAAATTAGGTCAAGTGTGGGTAGAAATTAGTAAATATTTTGAACAGGTTGGTATCACTCCACTTGGCATGGATGGTCAAGCAATCTTTTTAATGACCCAACGATATCATATGTGGGGTATATTGATAAAAGAGAGACAAACAAAATTAATGCAAAACATAAAAAGAGAAGAGGAAGTAGAAGAGAAAGATGAATATGCAAGAATTCGTAATGCTAAACTTGCAATGGCTTTAGATGCATTTGATGAATTAGATTACATATATAGAACAACAAGTAGGGCTTATATGATCAAGAAGAAAGAGGAACAAAGCAGACAAGTTGATTCAGCATTGAATTTTCCACTTGATTCAAATGATGTCCATTGTCATAGAACTTATCAAGATAATGTAATGTTTACG GCTATATTTGACCAACATCTTATAATCAGTTCTGGTCTAATATTAGATTCAAGTGTCAGTCAAATGAAAATATTACCCGTTTCCCTTTCTAATTCCTATATGTCTGAGGTGTGTACTTCGAAAACGTTTTTGTCTGAATCGCCGGTGTCTAGCACTTGTTTAGTAAAATCAGGGAAACTTAATAAGAAAAACGTGGTTGAAGCAATGCTTTATCGTTGA